The sequence below is a genomic window from Paenibacillus sp. DCT19.
GTGGACAGCCATACTTCTGATTTATGGCAGCAAATTTTATCAATCATACAAAACAAACTCAGCAAACCAAGCTTCGATACCTGGTTCAAAGCAACCAAAGCGACGAAGCTTAATGACCGTTCCATCGTCATTTCCGCACCGACAACGTTTGCCGTCGAATGGCTGGAGAGTCGTTATACCAAATTGGTAGGTTCGACGGTATATGAGCTACTCGGCAAGCAAGTCGATGTGAAATTTGTCATTGAGGAGAACAAGCCTGCTGAACCGGATCCGCAACTGCCAGCACCTACCCCTAAGGTTGTGCAGGAAGAAGCGGTACTGAGCATGCTGAATCCAAAATATACATTCGATACTTTTGTCATCGGCCCTGGCAACCGTTTTGCCCATGCCGCATCGCTTGCGGTCGCTGAAGCGCCCGCAAAAGCATATAACCCTCTTTTCCTATATGGAGGAGTAGGACTTGGCAAAACCCACTTGATGCATGCGATTGGACACTATGTTCTCGAGCATGACCCAAGTAGCAAGGTTGTTTATTTGTCGTCTGAGAAATTCACGAACGAGTTCATCAACTCCATCCGTGATAACCGTGGGGAGAGCTTCCGTAACAAATATCGTAACGTCGATATTCTGCTTATTGATGATATTCAGTTCCTAGCGGGAAAAGAATCTACACAAGAGGAATTTTTCCATACGTTTAATGCGCTGCATGAGGAACGGAAACAGATTATTATCTCAAGCGATAGACCACCTAAGGAAATTCCAACGCTGGAAGAACGGCTTCGCTCCCGCTTTGAGTGGGGGTTAATTACAGATATTCAGCCTCCAGATCTGGAGACGCGGATTGCCATTTTGCGTAAAAAGGCGCGTGCAGAGAATCTTGATATTCCAAATGAAGCGATGATGTACATTGCCAATCAGATTGACACCAACATTCGTGAGCTCGAAGGTGCTCTGATTCGGGTTGTGGCCTATTCATCATTAACGAATCAAGATGTATCATCTCATCTGGCTGCTGAAGCACTGAAAGATATTATTCCTTCCAGCCGTCCAAAAATGATCACTATTCAAGACATCCAACAAAAGGTCGGCGAGTATTACAGCCTTAAGCTAGAAGATTTCAAAGCACGGAAGCGTACAAAAGCCGTTGCTTTTCCAAGACAGATTGCCATGTATCTTTCACGTGAATTGACTGATTTTTCTCTGCCCAAGATCGGGGAAGCATTCGGAGGACGAGATCACACCACAGTCATTCATGCGCACGAAAAAATCTCCCAATCGATTAAAAACGATCAGGAGCTCTATAAAGTTATCAACAACTTAACCGAAAAAATAAAGAATCCAACCTGAACAAGTCCCAAGCCTATGCACAACGTGTACACATGTGGATAGGCTTAATTTTATGGGTTTAACCCCACTTATCCACATATTCAGTGCCCCTATTACTATTATTACTAAAAAGATCTTAAAGATATCATCTACAAATACGCTTTTTCGAACCATCGCCTTCGGCTTTTGAAAAACACAAATCAACACCTCAACATCTCAAAAAATTCGCTAGGAGTGAAATCATGAAAATCAGCATAATGAAAAGCTATTTAAACGAGTCCATTCAGCATGTATCCAAAGCAATCTCCAGTCGAACAACAATCCCCATCTTGAGCGGTATCAAATTCGATGTGAATCATCAGGGTGTAACGTTGACAGCAAGCGACACGGACATCTCCATCCAATCTTTTATCCCTCTGGAAGATGGCGATAAAAGTGTTGTTCAGGTTGATCAACCCGGCAG
It includes:
- the dnaA gene encoding chromosomal replication initiator protein DnaA — protein: MDSHTSDLWQQILSIIQNKLSKPSFDTWFKATKATKLNDRSIVISAPTTFAVEWLESRYTKLVGSTVYELLGKQVDVKFVIEENKPAEPDPQLPAPTPKVVQEEAVLSMLNPKYTFDTFVIGPGNRFAHAASLAVAEAPAKAYNPLFLYGGVGLGKTHLMHAIGHYVLEHDPSSKVVYLSSEKFTNEFINSIRDNRGESFRNKYRNVDILLIDDIQFLAGKESTQEEFFHTFNALHEERKQIIISSDRPPKEIPTLEERLRSRFEWGLITDIQPPDLETRIAILRKKARAENLDIPNEAMMYIANQIDTNIRELEGALIRVVAYSSLTNQDVSSHLAAEALKDIIPSSRPKMITIQDIQQKVGEYYSLKLEDFKARKRTKAVAFPRQIAMYLSRELTDFSLPKIGEAFGGRDHTTVIHAHEKISQSIKNDQELYKVINNLTEKIKNPT